A segment of the Vagococcus hydrophili genome:
GAAGTACCAGAGAAGAAAGAAGCTCGGGATGACAGTAACAGACCAATCAAAGATGAAGATGGTTCAATTAATTATACTTACGACTATTCTTTTAACTTTATCAAAAAAGACGGTACAAAGCAGACACAAGATTTTGGTTTAACTGGATCGAATGCAGAACCTTATGAACCAGGTACTTATGTGACAGCTGAAATATCGAATAAACGTGTTGTTAAGGGACCTTATACAGTAAAAGAAGATCAAATCCCTAAAGAGATATTAGCTCAATTAAAAGGAAAATAACTATTTATAGGTGACATTGAGAAAACATTTTTTTGTCAGAAAAAATAAAAAATTACCCAAATAGTGCGATATAAAGAAAAAAACCTTCTTTAGATATTCCAAAATGGAATAGCAAAGAAGGTCTTTTTATTGTGTAATCCTTAAATAAAAAAAAGAGGCGGACATTTAAGTCAGCCTCTAAAAAGGAGTTGTTTATTTACTTTGGAGGAGTAAATAAATGAAAAAGTTTGTTAGGGTTGTTTTGTTGGTATACATATATAATAGCGCGTAGATATGTCAAAAGTGTGATGAAATTGTTTTAAAGTAAGAAGTTTTCTTAAAGGAATTCTTAAGATAGAAACTTATTTAACTTCCATCACGGCAAAATAATTATTTTCATTATCAGCAAAGTTAAAGACGCGACCAGTGGGCATAGGCACGATGTCACCTAAAGTTACTTGCTTATTACCTAGTTCTTGATAGAAGGCGTCAAAATCATCTGAATAAAACATTAACGAGGGTGTACCTAAGTTTAATTCAGGAGACATTTTTTCGATTATTTTTTTATCATGTAAAACGATGCTTGTTTCAGACGTTTGAGAAGGGGTGATTTCAAACCATTTCATACCGTGTTCGTTACTTACTTCTGCTAAAAGTTTAAAACCTAATTTTTCCGTCCAAAAATTTTTTGCTTCTTCTTGATTGTTAACGTATAACATAATTTGTCCAATATTTTTTATCATGGTGGTAACTCCTTTAAGTTGATAATTTTTTATAGTTGAAGTATAACTTTTTTAAGAGATAAAGACATGAATTTAGCTCAAAAATAGTTTGTTTAATCTATTAAATAAAAACAAAAAAATAGAGGCTGAATTGAGTCAGCCTCTAAAAGGAGTTGTTTTATTTACTTTGGAGGAGTAAATAAAATGAAAAAGTTTGTTAGGGTTGTTTTGTTGGTATGTATATATAATAGCGATTAAATGTGTTAAAAATGTGATGAAATTGTTCTAAAATAAGAATTTTTAATTAAGAAATTATTAAGACTGTGAAATTACCACGTTCGATCTAGTTTATCAGCGTAAAATTTGATGGCTTCTTGGTACATAGAAACGGAAGAATCAGAGGAAGTATGGGCAATAATTTCAAGTAAAACAGCCATGGCATGTTGATGTTCCGACAAATTATAGAGTGTCATGGCATAAAAAGTTTGTAGTGCTTGGTTCTCTGGAAACAGAGCGATTCCTTTAAGAAAAGTTTCCTCAGATTTTTCATACTTTCCAATTGTTCGATAAGTACTACCTAAACCAAGATACGCATTTTCTAAATCTTGAGGGGATAAATTACCATTAATTGCTTTCTCGTAGTAGGGAACTGCCCCATTTTCATCGCCTAAAGAATCAAAAGTCCAAGCGCATTGATAGTTAATATAGGCATCTTCCGGAAATTCTTGAACTAATTCGAGCATTAAATTCTTTGATTCAGTGTAATTTTTGCTATTTCGTAGATCAACAGCTAGTTTTAATTTATCTATCATTGTAACTTCCTTTCTGATATTTTAATTGTATTTATATAATTAGATAATGATATCATATAAAAATTCATTATATGTATAAATGTACTTAAAATTGTCTAATTGTTTTGAATATTATATAATTAAAATATAAAAATAAGAGGAGGAAGTCAAATGACAGATAAAAAAATGTTGAAATCAGAGAAATTAAGATTGAAAAATGACCGACTTCGAGCGCAAGGGAAAGATCCCTTAAAAGGCTCTAATCCAATGGTGAATACAGGAGTAGCTGGTATTAATAAAGTGAATATAGGCATTCGAGATGATTCTAATACAACGAGTTTTATGGATAAGACGCAACGTAACTTTAATACAGAAAATGCGTGCAAAGATGATAATCGTTAACTAAAAAAACAAGGATAACTCAAATGAGCGATCCTTGTTTTAAATTTATTCAGTTACTTGGAGCAAAACGGCTTTTTCATCACTCTAGAACCAAACCCCCACAAAAAACAGTAGAACTTCACATGAGACGACCATTGCTAGGTTTTTAATAGCTAGTGGGAAGGTTTT
Coding sequences within it:
- a CDS encoding DUF1093 domain-containing protein, which translates into the protein MKKIIPIILLIVAGFIGYKGYTYYNDTYKATTAYALVPEVPEKKEARDDSNRPIKDEDGSINYTYDYSFNFIKKDGTKQTQDFGLTGSNAEPYEPGTYVTAEISNKRVVKGPYTVKEDQIPKEILAQLKGK
- a CDS encoding VOC family protein, with protein sequence MIKNIGQIMLYVNNQEEAKNFWTEKLGFKLLAEVSNEHGMKWFEITPSQTSETSIVLHDKKIIEKMSPELNLGTPSLMFYSDDFDAFYQELGNKQVTLGDIVPMPTGRVFNFADNENNYFAVMEVK
- a CDS encoding tetratricopeptide repeat protein, whose product is MIDKLKLAVDLRNSKNYTESKNLMLELVQEFPEDAYINYQCAWTFDSLGDENGAVPYYEKAINGNLSPQDLENAYLGLGSTYRTIGKYEKSEETFLKGIALFPENQALQTFYAMTLYNLSEHQHAMAVLLEIIAHTSSDSSVSMYQEAIKFYADKLDRTW